Proteins encoded in a region of the Rhodococcus sp. SBT000017 genome:
- a CDS encoding phosphotransferase family protein, which yields MSELPGMNRDALERFLRGHGIDVDGALSVEMISGGRSNLTYRAYDDTSTWVVRRPPTSGLTPSAHDMAREWAVTEALAGTDVPVARTVAFDRDGSALGAPMTVVEFVPGRVIRTREDLDDLTDEQVTANAAELVRVLARLHAVDPAAVGLDTFGRPDGFVSRQVATWARQWERVKTRDLPDVERLHRALEAAVPAGSASSIVHGDYRVDNTILDADDVGSVAAVVDWEMSTLGDPLTDVALMCIYRQPVFDAVLGADAAWTSDRYPSAADLAQHYAVGSGRDLHDWGFYLALANFKLGVIGEGITHRALSGSDTGDGAGKAAEATGEFIAAGLRALAGATD from the coding sequence GTGAGCGAACTGCCGGGCATGAATCGCGATGCGCTGGAACGGTTCCTACGAGGACACGGAATCGACGTCGACGGCGCACTGTCGGTCGAGATGATCAGTGGTGGTCGGTCCAACCTCACCTACCGGGCGTACGACGACACCTCGACCTGGGTCGTCCGTCGACCTCCCACCAGCGGGCTCACGCCCTCCGCGCATGACATGGCCCGAGAGTGGGCCGTCACCGAGGCGCTGGCGGGCACCGATGTACCGGTCGCTCGAACCGTCGCGTTCGACCGAGACGGTTCTGCGTTGGGTGCACCCATGACCGTCGTGGAGTTCGTCCCGGGTCGGGTGATCCGCACGCGCGAGGATCTCGACGATCTGACAGACGAGCAGGTCACTGCCAATGCCGCGGAGCTGGTTCGAGTTCTCGCGCGACTACACGCGGTTGATCCAGCTGCCGTCGGCCTGGACACCTTCGGCCGACCCGACGGGTTCGTCTCGCGGCAGGTCGCCACGTGGGCTCGGCAGTGGGAACGAGTCAAGACTCGCGACCTACCCGATGTCGAACGGCTGCATCGCGCGCTCGAAGCGGCAGTACCGGCAGGATCTGCGTCGTCCATCGTGCACGGCGACTATCGGGTCGACAACACCATTCTCGACGCCGACGACGTCGGTTCCGTTGCCGCGGTGGTGGACTGGGAGATGTCGACACTCGGCGATCCCCTGACCGACGTTGCGTTGATGTGCATCTATCGTCAACCGGTCTTCGATGCAGTCCTCGGCGCTGACGCTGCGTGGACGAGCGATCGGTACCCCTCGGCGGCAGACCTGGCGCAACACTACGCAGTGGGATCCGGTCGGGATCTTCACGATTGGGGCTTCTACCTCGCCCTCGCCAATTTCAAGCTCGGAGTGATCGGCGAGGGAATCACCCACCGCGCACTGTCGGGCTCCGACACCGGGGACGGTGCAGGCAAGGCCGCGGAGGCCACCGGGGAGTTCATCGCGGCCGGGTTACGAGCACTCGCAGGAGCCACCGACTGA
- a CDS encoding luciferase family protein translates to MRIAEDYAAWKALGPGGLPANVVGWAITKILTPLGRDPLTVRDAVADAASPTWELPARPGPRPSVAPYPIPHRQLNGIAPGGPVSVFDVLESHARTDSDRLYLGTSHFEKRGQALYVVAENRRPGVVTRAGGEIAHVHPSDGSLHVVAQHGDAQRIIDAGWGELHPLAGRPPIGLPEPYVLLYSPRDRYDVEQITRILDRVVETALRTG, encoded by the coding sequence GTGAGGATCGCCGAGGACTATGCGGCGTGGAAGGCGCTCGGCCCCGGCGGGCTACCCGCCAACGTGGTGGGTTGGGCCATCACCAAGATCCTCACCCCGCTCGGTAGGGATCCGCTGACCGTCCGTGACGCCGTCGCCGACGCTGCCTCGCCGACGTGGGAACTGCCGGCCCGGCCCGGGCCCCGTCCCTCGGTTGCCCCTTATCCGATTCCGCATCGCCAGCTGAACGGCATCGCGCCGGGCGGCCCGGTGTCGGTGTTCGACGTTCTCGAGTCCCACGCGCGAACCGACTCCGATCGCCTGTACCTGGGCACGAGTCATTTCGAGAAGCGCGGGCAGGCCCTGTACGTGGTCGCCGAGAACCGGCGACCCGGTGTGGTGACTCGAGCAGGCGGGGAGATCGCTCACGTCCACCCCAGCGACGGGTCGCTGCACGTCGTCGCGCAGCACGGCGATGCCCAGCGCATCATCGATGCCGGTTGGGGAGAACTGCATCCGTTGGCCGGCCGCCCACCGATCGGACTTCCTGAGCCCTACGTGTTGTTGTACTCGCCCCGAGACCGCTACGACGTAGAGCAGATCACCAGGATCCTCGATCGTGTTGTCGAAACCGCCTTGCGCACCGGCTGA
- a CDS encoding beta-ketoacyl synthase N-terminal-like domain-containing protein — translation MSSHGIDITGIGAVSGYGWGASALWDGLSTGKAAATLHHDLTRPGQNPVWLAKVPEGGDRSDSTSRFGRALRGAAREAVDDAMARGWQPGRRVGLIHAVVLGEVDEWRNFYLRDGGERRVRDYLTLMPSTPVSLLMQEYGFHGPAMNVSAMCASGNAGLLTAKMWLDTGFVDDVVFVATDLSLTPENIDHFVKLGVGVVDVEPQQGCRPFQEGSRGFGMGEAATAFVLSTRSSASYARVLGGSMTHDAFHATSIDPALTQVRACFEQALVDADVTAQQVRYLNAHGPGTAQCDAAEATMLETVLDSHAQVYSVKPLTGHCQGAASAIETISAVMGFERGLVPAAPQVSDAHPLLLDGFTAAEPGLTVKSSLGMGGHNSVVVLAPA, via the coding sequence ATGAGCTCTCACGGCATCGACATCACCGGGATCGGCGCAGTGTCCGGCTACGGCTGGGGCGCATCCGCCCTGTGGGACGGCCTGTCCACGGGCAAGGCGGCGGCGACGCTGCACCACGACCTCACCCGGCCGGGACAAAATCCGGTCTGGCTGGCGAAAGTCCCCGAGGGCGGGGATCGGAGCGACAGCACCAGCCGATTCGGACGGGCGCTTCGCGGGGCGGCACGCGAGGCCGTCGACGACGCGATGGCGCGGGGCTGGCAGCCGGGTCGACGGGTGGGTCTGATCCATGCCGTCGTTCTGGGTGAAGTGGACGAGTGGCGCAACTTCTATCTACGCGACGGCGGAGAACGCCGAGTTCGTGACTATCTGACGCTGATGCCGTCGACCCCGGTGTCCCTCCTGATGCAGGAATACGGCTTTCACGGCCCGGCCATGAACGTCTCGGCGATGTGCGCGTCGGGCAATGCAGGTCTGCTCACCGCCAAGATGTGGCTCGATACCGGATTCGTCGACGACGTGGTGTTCGTCGCCACGGATCTGTCCCTGACGCCGGAGAACATCGACCACTTCGTGAAGCTCGGCGTCGGTGTGGTCGACGTCGAGCCACAGCAAGGCTGCCGGCCGTTCCAAGAGGGCAGCCGCGGGTTCGGAATGGGTGAGGCCGCAACGGCCTTCGTTCTGTCGACGCGCAGCTCGGCCTCGTATGCACGGGTACTCGGCGGTTCGATGACACACGACGCGTTTCATGCCACCTCGATCGACCCTGCGCTCACCCAGGTGCGGGCCTGCTTCGAGCAGGCGTTGGTCGACGCCGACGTCACTGCCCAGCAGGTGCGGTATCTCAATGCCCACGGCCCCGGCACCGCTCAGTGCGATGCGGCAGAAGCCACCATGTTGGAGACAGTGCTGGACTCCCACGCTCAGGTGTACTCGGTGAAGCCGTTGACGGGACATTGCCAAGGAGCCGCGTCGGCGATCGAAACCATCTCTGCGGTCATGGGATTCGAGCGCGGACTCGTGCCGGCTGCCCCGCAGGTCTCGGATGCTCACCCCCTGCTGCTCGACGGTTTCACCGCGGCGGAGCCCGGATTGACCGTCAAATCGTCCCTGGGAATGGGCGGACACAACTCGGTGGTGGTGCTGGCACCGGCATGA
- a CDS encoding aldose epimerase family protein gives MPSDENSSQTVTIGSAPGVEVDVLTYGATLQRMSVTCGDGQRRDVLVGLAGESELRSSTAYFGSTVGRYANRIADGRLDIDGRPVQLTINDGVNHLHGGADGFDSRHWTVVERSVDSVELELISPDGDQGYPGEVRARARFSVTDDTVRLELTATTTATTVVNLTSHAYFDLDGHGIDDHVLQVFASSFTPVNPDGIPTGSIDDVAGSALDLREPGRVGDLARAGHPQLSAARGIDHNFVVDGDGLRCAARLSSARSRTALEVWTDQPGLQVYTGNFLDGSDVSRRGTMLRQGDGIALEPQLFPDGPNHPNFPSAELNTGETYRSLIEWKFSVDHRG, from the coding sequence GTGCCATCCGATGAGAATTCCAGCCAGACCGTCACGATCGGCTCCGCGCCCGGCGTCGAGGTGGACGTGCTCACCTACGGTGCCACCCTGCAGCGCATGTCGGTCACCTGCGGCGACGGACAGCGACGCGACGTTCTCGTGGGCCTAGCCGGGGAGAGCGAATTACGCTCGTCCACAGCCTATTTCGGCTCCACGGTGGGTCGGTACGCCAACCGCATCGCGGATGGACGGCTCGACATCGACGGACGGCCGGTACAGCTGACGATCAACGACGGCGTCAATCACCTTCACGGCGGCGCCGACGGCTTCGACTCGCGACACTGGACCGTCGTCGAGCGATCGGTGGACTCGGTCGAACTCGAACTGATCAGCCCGGACGGGGATCAGGGCTACCCGGGCGAGGTTCGTGCGCGGGCACGGTTCTCGGTCACGGACGACACCGTGCGCTTGGAGTTGACCGCCACCACGACCGCGACGACCGTGGTGAACCTGACCTCGCATGCATACTTCGACCTCGACGGTCACGGCATCGACGACCACGTGCTCCAGGTCTTCGCGTCGTCGTTCACTCCCGTGAATCCGGACGGCATTCCCACCGGGAGCATCGACGACGTCGCAGGCAGTGCGCTCGATCTCCGAGAGCCGGGTCGCGTCGGCGATCTCGCCCGCGCCGGCCACCCGCAATTGTCGGCGGCCAGGGGAATCGACCACAACTTCGTCGTCGACGGCGACGGGTTGCGGTGCGCGGCAAGGCTCTCCTCGGCGCGCAGCCGTACCGCACTCGAGGTGTGGACCGATCAGCCCGGGCTGCAGGTGTACACCGGCAACTTCCTGGACGGTAGCGATGTCTCGCGCCGCGGAACCATGCTGCGCCAGGGAGACGGCATAGCGCTCGAACCTCAGCTGTTTCCCGACGGGCCGAATCATCCGAACTTCCCGTCGGCCGAACTGAACACCGGCGAGACGTACCGGTCCCTCATCGAGTGGAAGTTCTCTGTCGACCACCGTGGGTGA
- the fdhA gene encoding formaldehyde dehydrogenase, glutathione-independent: MADNRAVTYAGPGKVEVQDIAFPGLELTDGPGVNPANIGRKCEHGVILKVVSTNICGSDQHMVRGRTTAPEGLVLGHEITGEIVEVGRDVEFLKVGDICSVPFNIACGRCRNCKERKTGICLNVNPDRPGSAFGYVDMGGWVGGQAEYVMAPYADFNLLKFPDRDQALEKILDLTMLSDIFPTGFHGAVTAGVKPGATVYIAGAGPVGLAAAVGAQLLGASVVIVGDMNAERLAQARTFGCETVDVGKGAPQDQIEQILGVPEVDAAVDAVGFEARGHGGDSSREAPATVLNSLMDITTAGGGIGIPGLYVTGDPGGVDEAAQRGALSLSLGTGWAKSLSFATGQCPVMSYHRELMNAILSERVSIAKAVNATVISLDDAPRGYREFDSGVAQKFVIDPHGMIAS, from the coding sequence GTGGCAGACAACAGAGCAGTGACGTACGCCGGACCGGGCAAGGTAGAGGTTCAGGACATCGCATTTCCGGGCCTGGAGTTGACCGACGGCCCCGGAGTGAACCCGGCGAACATCGGACGCAAGTGCGAGCACGGAGTGATCCTGAAGGTCGTGTCGACCAACATCTGCGGCAGTGATCAGCACATGGTCCGTGGGCGAACTACTGCACCTGAAGGGCTGGTGCTCGGCCACGAGATCACCGGTGAAATCGTCGAGGTCGGACGCGACGTCGAGTTCCTGAAGGTGGGAGACATCTGCTCGGTTCCGTTCAACATCGCCTGCGGACGGTGTCGAAACTGCAAGGAGCGCAAGACGGGAATCTGTCTCAATGTGAACCCCGATCGACCGGGCTCGGCATTCGGCTACGTCGACATGGGCGGGTGGGTCGGCGGCCAGGCCGAGTACGTCATGGCACCCTACGCAGACTTCAACCTGCTGAAGTTCCCCGATCGCGACCAGGCTCTGGAGAAGATACTGGACCTGACCATGCTCTCGGATATCTTTCCCACCGGATTCCACGGGGCCGTCACCGCAGGAGTGAAACCCGGTGCGACGGTGTACATCGCGGGCGCGGGACCGGTCGGCCTCGCCGCCGCAGTCGGTGCGCAATTGCTGGGAGCATCGGTGGTGATCGTCGGCGACATGAACGCCGAGAGGCTGGCCCAGGCGCGAACGTTCGGCTGCGAGACCGTCGACGTGGGCAAGGGCGCACCGCAAGATCAGATCGAACAGATTCTCGGCGTGCCCGAGGTCGACGCCGCGGTGGATGCGGTGGGCTTCGAGGCCCGCGGTCACGGTGGAGATTCGTCCAGGGAGGCCCCGGCCACGGTCCTGAACTCGCTGATGGACATCACCACAGCGGGCGGCGGAATCGGCATCCCGGGGTTGTACGTGACCGGCGATCCCGGCGGTGTGGACGAGGCTGCTCAGCGTGGTGCTCTGTCGCTCAGCCTCGGCACCGGTTGGGCAAAATCGCTGTCCTTCGCCACCGGGCAGTGCCCGGTGATGAGCTACCACCGCGAACTGATGAATGCGATTCTCTCGGAGCGGGTCTCGATCGCGAAAGCTGTCAATGCAACTGTGATCTCGCTCGACGACGCTCCGCGGGGCTACCGCGAATTCGACAGTGGAGTCGCACAGAAGTTCGTCATCGATCCACACGGCATGATCGCCAGCTGA
- a CDS encoding acyl-CoA dehydrogenase family protein — protein MAIDLTYEPDIEKLIDRTRTFTRQHVLPIEDRFLGNIADAGGDELRVEMQAAAKDAGVFAPHAPVEYGGHGLSMSDRAPVFEEAGYSLFGPIALNLGAPDEGNVHMLAHIASAAQKEQFLAPLARGDVRSAFAMTEPAPGAGSDPAALTTAAERVEGGWKINGHKWFITGADGAGFFIIMARTSGAPGDRGGATMFLAPADTAGIRVGRHIGTLDKAMIGGHCEVFFENAFVPDENVLGAVDEGFAYAQVRLGPARMTHVMRWLGASRRAHDIAVAQVARREGFGGKLGDLGMVQKMVADNEIDIAATRALLTVACFELDRGGHASNETSIAKTFAAEAIFRIVDRSIQMCGGLGVSDDLPLARLSREVRPFRVYDGPSEVHRWAIAKRTIGAAKRAAWEAQS, from the coding sequence GTGGCCATCGATCTAACGTACGAACCCGACATCGAGAAGCTGATCGATCGGACGCGCACGTTCACCCGCCAGCATGTGCTTCCCATCGAAGACCGATTCCTGGGCAACATCGCCGACGCCGGGGGCGACGAGCTGCGCGTCGAAATGCAAGCGGCCGCAAAGGACGCCGGCGTGTTCGCACCGCACGCGCCGGTCGAATACGGCGGCCACGGGCTGTCGATGAGCGACCGCGCGCCGGTGTTCGAAGAAGCCGGCTACTCGTTGTTCGGTCCGATCGCCCTCAACCTCGGCGCCCCCGACGAGGGCAACGTCCACATGCTCGCTCACATCGCGTCGGCAGCGCAGAAAGAGCAGTTTCTCGCTCCGCTCGCGCGCGGTGACGTGCGGTCGGCTTTCGCGATGACCGAACCCGCGCCGGGGGCAGGTTCCGATCCCGCGGCACTCACCACCGCCGCCGAGCGGGTCGAGGGTGGCTGGAAGATCAACGGGCACAAATGGTTCATCACCGGCGCCGACGGCGCAGGCTTCTTCATCATCATGGCCCGCACCTCGGGCGCGCCCGGTGATCGCGGCGGGGCCACGATGTTCCTGGCACCCGCCGACACCGCGGGCATCAGGGTCGGCCGACACATCGGCACCCTGGACAAAGCGATGATCGGCGGTCACTGCGAGGTGTTCTTCGAGAACGCGTTCGTGCCCGACGAGAACGTTCTCGGTGCCGTAGACGAGGGATTCGCCTACGCCCAGGTGCGGTTGGGGCCTGCCCGCATGACGCACGTGATGCGCTGGCTCGGGGCCTCCCGCCGTGCGCACGACATCGCCGTCGCGCAGGTGGCCCGACGTGAAGGGTTCGGCGGCAAGCTCGGAGATCTTGGCATGGTGCAGAAGATGGTCGCGGACAACGAGATCGACATCGCGGCCACCAGGGCGCTGCTGACGGTGGCGTGCTTCGAGTTGGATCGAGGTGGGCACGCGTCCAACGAGACGTCGATCGCGAAGACGTTCGCGGCCGAGGCCATCTTCCGAATCGTCGACCGCAGCATCCAGATGTGTGGGGGTCTCGGGGTTTCCGACGATCTTCCGTTGGCCAGGCTCTCACGCGAAGTGCGCCCGTTCCGCGTCTACGACGGCCCGTCCGAGGTACACCGGTGGGCAATCGCCAAACGGACGATCGGTGCAGCCAAGCGCGCAGCGTGGGAGGCACAGTCGTGA
- a CDS encoding zinc-ribbon domain-containing protein, with protein MFLLFGFGSKRKHIGSGATRTCPRCHNVTQWARMKQYQQFTLFFVPVARWKRVEFEECGICGEAVSV; from the coding sequence ATGTTCCTTCTCTTCGGCTTCGGCAGCAAGCGCAAACACATCGGCTCGGGTGCCACGCGAACCTGCCCACGCTGCCACAACGTCACGCAGTGGGCGCGCATGAAGCAGTACCAACAGTTCACGCTGTTCTTCGTGCCGGTCGCACGCTGGAAGCGAGTCGAGTTCGAGGAATGCGGAATCTGCGGCGAGGCAGTGTCGGTGTGA
- a CDS encoding RNA polymerase sigma factor, with translation MTMMRFGPTRIRPGRHPNTVMPPSDEAGEFAGVYEDHARTIHRYLARRVGVDLADDLTADTFSVAFSGWASYDPTRGGVLPWLYGIAGHQLSRHRRREVSGYRALARHGIDPVAETGFESAVVDRDSAHRRTQALAGALAALSSFDRDVLLLVAWEDLTYEQVASALDVPVARVRSRLHQARKTLRSFEEKS, from the coding sequence ATGACGATGATGCGTTTCGGCCCGACCCGGATCCGTCCCGGGCGGCACCCGAACACGGTGATGCCACCTTCGGACGAGGCAGGTGAATTCGCAGGAGTCTACGAGGACCATGCCCGCACGATCCACCGGTACCTGGCTCGTCGAGTGGGAGTCGACCTCGCCGACGACCTGACGGCGGACACGTTCTCCGTGGCGTTCTCGGGATGGGCGAGCTACGACCCGACCAGGGGCGGCGTGCTGCCTTGGCTGTACGGCATTGCGGGACATCAGCTCTCACGGCACCGCCGCCGCGAGGTCTCGGGCTACCGTGCGTTGGCGCGACACGGCATCGATCCGGTCGCGGAGACGGGCTTCGAGTCCGCTGTCGTCGACCGAGACAGTGCACATCGTCGGACCCAGGCACTAGCAGGCGCGTTGGCCGCCCTGTCCTCGTTCGACCGGGACGTCCTGCTGTTGGTCGCCTGGGAAGACCTGACGTACGAGCAGGTCGCGTCGGCGCTCGACGTGCCCGTGGCGCGCGTTCGATCTCGACTGCACCAGGCCCGCAAAACTTTACGATCGTTCGAGGAGAAATCATGA
- a CDS encoding arabinofuranosidase has product MVILAVAGLMFSTAGTGAAAPSAWRYTMVAFSNDSDRDMDVYESSDGTDFTALQTSAYRPPSGVVRDASIFRHTDGMYYVTYTTGGGANIGFARSSDRVNWTFLQNFPIPFCCAFLPGTGAGTGSASPPGFSGSAGFSDGPSLSPFTTKAWAPEWFVEGDRVSVIVSLSTGGGFVPYLMTAMDPGLRMWNFPVPFVGIGADHIDTTVVKVGPTYHALTKNETNKVIEHWTAPSLIGPYTLVPIRDFGPLKEGPAVIELPDGTWRLYYDDYTNRKYFYSDSTDGLNTWSEPRELPGVSDTVRHIGVMREPA; this is encoded by the coding sequence ATGGTGATCCTGGCGGTCGCCGGGCTGATGTTCTCCACTGCGGGAACCGGTGCCGCTGCACCCTCTGCGTGGCGCTACACGATGGTGGCGTTCAGCAACGACAGCGATCGAGACATGGATGTCTACGAATCCAGCGACGGCACCGACTTCACCGCACTGCAGACATCGGCGTACCGACCTCCGTCCGGTGTGGTGCGCGATGCGAGCATATTCCGGCACACCGACGGTATGTACTACGTGACGTACACGACGGGCGGCGGGGCGAACATCGGCTTCGCGCGCAGCAGCGACCGCGTGAATTGGACGTTCCTGCAGAACTTCCCGATCCCGTTCTGCTGCGCTTTCCTGCCGGGCACCGGAGCCGGCACCGGATCGGCCAGCCCGCCCGGATTCAGCGGATCGGCCGGATTCTCGGACGGACCGTCACTGTCTCCGTTCACCACGAAGGCATGGGCACCGGAGTGGTTCGTCGAGGGCGACCGCGTCAGCGTCATCGTGTCGCTGTCGACCGGCGGCGGGTTCGTCCCGTATCTGATGACGGCCATGGATCCGGGCCTGAGGATGTGGAACTTCCCGGTTCCGTTCGTCGGCATCGGTGCGGACCACATCGACACCACGGTGGTCAAAGTGGGGCCGACCTACCACGCACTCACCAAGAACGAGACCAACAAGGTCATCGAACACTGGACGGCACCGTCGTTGATCGGTCCGTACACCCTCGTCCCCATCCGCGATTTCGGACCACTGAAAGAAGGTCCGGCCGTCATCGAATTACCCGACGGCACATGGCGGTTGTACTACGACGACTACACCAACCGGAAGTACTTCTACTCCGACAGTACCGACGGGTTGAACACCTGGTCCGAGCCTCGGGAACTCCCGGGTGTGTCGGACACCGTCCGCCACATCGGTGTGATGAGAGAGCCCGCCTGA
- a CDS encoding ABC transporter substrate-binding protein, producing the protein MASKTFFAASALVLSGAIVLSACSSGGDDASGGGSEGGTVLGFSQVGAESGWRTANTTSIQEAATEAGVDLKFSDAQQKQENQIKAIRTYIQQKVDVIAFSPVVETGWEPVLQEAKRADIPVILTDRAVDTTDDSLYATFLGSDFVEEGVKAGDWLVQNSAIADTTGDGKINVVELEGTTGAAPAIDRAEGFRQAIGSEPNIAITASQTGDFTRDGGKQVMESFLNSNRGQIDVVFAQNDDMGIGAIQAIEAAGLVPGKDIKIITVDAVKDGMQALADGKIDFIVECNPLLGPQLMELTDKVVKGEDVPKRVVTEETTFTSDQAAAVLADRQY; encoded by the coding sequence ATGGCGTCCAAAACATTTTTTGCGGCAAGCGCGCTCGTCCTGAGCGGCGCGATCGTCCTGAGCGCGTGCAGCAGCGGAGGCGACGACGCGTCCGGCGGCGGCAGCGAAGGCGGTACCGTCCTGGGCTTTTCCCAGGTCGGTGCCGAAAGCGGCTGGCGGACCGCGAACACGACATCGATTCAAGAGGCAGCCACCGAAGCCGGCGTCGATCTGAAGTTCTCCGACGCACAGCAGAAACAGGAGAACCAGATCAAGGCGATTCGCACCTACATCCAGCAGAAGGTCGACGTCATCGCCTTCAGCCCGGTTGTCGAGACCGGGTGGGAACCTGTTCTGCAGGAAGCGAAGCGAGCCGACATCCCCGTGATTCTCACCGACCGTGCGGTCGACACCACCGACGATTCGCTCTACGCGACATTCCTCGGGTCGGACTTCGTCGAAGAAGGCGTAAAGGCCGGTGACTGGTTGGTGCAGAACAGCGCGATCGCCGATACCACCGGAGACGGCAAGATCAACGTGGTCGAACTCGAAGGCACCACCGGTGCCGCTCCGGCCATCGACCGCGCCGAGGGATTCCGCCAGGCTATCGGCAGCGAGCCGAACATCGCCATCACAGCGTCGCAGACCGGCGACTTCACGCGCGACGGCGGCAAGCAGGTCATGGAGTCGTTCCTGAACTCCAACCGCGGCCAGATCGACGTCGTCTTCGCTCAGAACGACGACATGGGCATCGGCGCAATCCAAGCCATCGAGGCCGCCGGACTGGTGCCGGGCAAGGACATCAAGATCATCACGGTCGACGCTGTCAAGGACGGAATGCAGGCCCTCGCCGACGGCAAGATCGACTTCATCGTCGAGTGCAATCCCCTTCTCGGACCTCAGCTGATGGAGCTGACCGACAAAGTCGTCAAGGGTGAGGACGTACCCAAGCGGGTCGTCACCGAGGAGACCACTTTCACGTCCGATCAGGCGGCCGCCGTACTCGCCGACCGCCAGTACTGA
- a CDS encoding bifunctional diguanylate cyclase/phosphodiesterase, with protein sequence MAPGERDGVGDPRSLPASPGLADRYRVLVEHSPDAIGVHRRGILVYLNPAGMRYLRAEDPADVVGHPITEFIATESVGPMLERISALDAHGTASAASEATVLALDGTTLTMEAVSVRTVWNGEAAFQVILRDLTEHKAAQKALQKQAALVEHVSDAIIGVSADGLVSSWNPAAESVYGRPAAEVLGRDVSTAVGVPCDPAAILAVGGRLCDSHRRADGSALAVIVSAAQMPDGYVLVCADQSAVRRVEEHFTAVVESLEAGVVVLDHTGRIESANLAAKTILDIQVGLATAGQASVLPFRVYGTDEAPIHPFEHPVAVTRKTGEPCQAVIGIERRRDGRNFWLSLTATMLTAGDPTPSVVATFVDITDTYRMSMKLEHAATHDDLTGLPNRPLILARLDEQLAEPDREDSMAVLFIDLDNFKTINDLHGHTVGDAVLGVVADRLTRALPADAFVGRIGGDEFVAVVSRCVGTEADDVRAELATPITAAGRVLTVTASIGGVTVDRDDTRSALDILDDADHEMYQAKPISQYISHS encoded by the coding sequence ATGGCTCCAGGGGAGCGTGATGGCGTCGGCGACCCTCGATCGCTTCCCGCGTCGCCCGGACTCGCCGATCGTTACCGAGTTCTCGTCGAGCATTCACCGGACGCGATCGGTGTCCATCGACGCGGCATCCTCGTCTACCTCAACCCAGCCGGGATGCGGTATCTGCGCGCCGAGGATCCTGCGGACGTCGTCGGGCATCCGATCACGGAGTTCATCGCCACCGAATCGGTGGGACCCATGCTCGAGCGGATCTCTGCCCTCGACGCACACGGCACTGCCAGCGCCGCGTCGGAGGCAACGGTGCTGGCCCTCGACGGTACGACGCTGACGATGGAAGCGGTATCGGTGCGCACCGTGTGGAACGGTGAGGCGGCGTTCCAGGTCATTCTTCGGGATCTCACCGAACACAAGGCCGCGCAGAAGGCGCTGCAGAAGCAAGCCGCGCTGGTCGAGCACGTCAGCGATGCCATCATCGGTGTGTCAGCCGACGGTCTGGTCTCGAGTTGGAATCCTGCTGCGGAGTCGGTCTACGGGAGACCGGCAGCGGAGGTGCTCGGTCGTGACGTCTCGACGGCCGTAGGGGTGCCCTGCGACCCGGCCGCGATTCTCGCTGTCGGCGGCCGACTGTGCGATTCCCATCGGCGTGCGGACGGGTCGGCGCTCGCGGTGATCGTTTCGGCTGCTCAGATGCCCGACGGCTACGTGTTGGTCTGCGCCGACCAGAGTGCAGTACGCAGAGTCGAGGAACATTTCACCGCGGTCGTGGAATCCCTGGAGGCAGGTGTCGTCGTTCTCGATCACACCGGCCGAATCGAATCGGCGAACCTGGCTGCGAAGACCATTCTCGACATTCAGGTCGGATTGGCGACTGCAGGGCAGGCGTCGGTGCTTCCGTTCCGGGTGTACGGCACCGACGAAGCGCCGATTCACCCGTTCGAGCATCCCGTCGCCGTCACCAGGAAAACCGGCGAGCCCTGCCAGGCGGTGATCGGGATCGAACGTCGCCGAGACGGCCGAAACTTCTGGCTGTCCTTGACGGCGACGATGCTCACCGCGGGCGACCCGACCCCCTCGGTCGTCGCGACGTTCGTCGACATCACCGACACCTATCGGATGAGCATGAAGCTCGAGCATGCGGCGACACACGACGATTTGACCGGATTGCCGAACAGGCCGTTGATCCTGGCTCGTCTGGACGAACAGCTGGCGGAGCCCGATCGCGAGGACTCCATGGCCGTGCTGTTCATCGACCTCGACAACTTCAAGACCATCAACGATCTGCACGGTCATACCGTCGGCGACGCCGTTCTGGGAGTGGTCGCAGACCGTCTGACGCGAGCTCTTCCGGCCGACGCCTTCGTGGGTCGGATCGGGGGCGACGAGTTCGTGGCGGTCGTGTCGCGTTGTGTGGGTACCGAGGCCGACGATGTTCGCGCCGAACTCGCCACACCTATCACGGCCGCCGGGCGGGTGTTGACGGTGACGGCGAGCATCGGTGGCGTCACCGTCGATCGCGACGACACCCGAAGTGCTTTGGACATACTCGACGATGCCGATCACGAGATGTACCAGGCCAAGCCTATTTCGCAGTACATTTCGCATTCATAA